Within the Pseudomonas orientalis genome, the region GGCCACGCAGGCGCGGGTCGTTGCGGATTTCGGTGGTGAGGCGGTAGCCATCCATCTCGGGCATTTCGGCGTCGGTGAAGATCATCAGCAGCTTGTCGGTCATCACCTGGCCGCTGTCGGCCCAGGCCTTGAGCATGTTCAGCGCCTTGAGGCCGTCGCTGGCGATGTGCATCTTCACGCCCAACTGGCCGAGGGTGTCACGCAATTGCGAGAGCGCCACGTTGGAGTCGTCCACCAGCAGCACTTCGCGGCCACGGGCGCGTTCCAGCACCGGGTCTTCGAGTTTTTCCCGGGAGACCTTGGCGTTGTAGGGCACGATTTCAGCGAGGACTTTTTCCACATCGATGATTTCCACCAACTGGTCGTCGACCTTGCTGATGGCGGTGAGGTAATGCTGGCGACCGGCACTGGCCGGCGGCGGCAGGATGGCTTCCCAGTTCATGTTGACGATGCGGTCGACGCCGCCCACCAGGAAGGCCTGCACCGAGCGGTTGTACTCGGTGACGATGATGGTGCTGTTGGGACCTGGCACCAGCGGGCGCATGCCGATCGCCTGGGACAGGTCGATCACCGGCAAGGTCTGGCCGCGCAGGTTGACCACACCACACACAAAGGGATGACGCTGGGGCATCAGGGTCAGCTTGGGCAGTTGCAGCACTTCCTGCACCTTGAACACATTGATCGCGAACAGCTGCCGCCCGAACAAGCGGAACATGAGAATTTCCAGGCGATTCTCACCCACCAATTGCGTGCGTTGATCTACCGTGTCGAGAATGCCGGCCATTGAGAGCTCCTGGTGTGCACGTGGGTTTCACGCTGTGGGTGCAGTTCTGAGAGTGTTGTTCTGAGAGAGTGCAGTTCATATACGCAAGTTATCGGCGCCAAACGCCAGACCTTGACCCTGGTAAAATGCCATGTAAACACATTGATGTCACACTGACATCATGGTTTACTGCATCAGCCCTCTTGCACAGCTGTGTCGCCGCCTTGCGCGACACTCGATTCGACGCTCGGTTCCACTGCATAGGGGATTCCCCTATGCGCAATCAGGCCCGACCTGATATTCGCAATATCTAATAGCCATTAATGTGACGCCATTCTCATTGCATGAATGGAGTCAGGCTTTTGTTTGCCATCCCAAGCCATAGGCCAGCGGGCCTTCCCGGCACTCACGTATCGGCAACTGAAGTCGTGTCATCCCGCTCAACAGGGGTTACGCACGACTTTCGTGGGCATTTCAATAAACATCCTACGGGAATATCGGAAGCAGCCTACAAGCCTCAATCCTATTTCAGCGCTAGCTTTAAGCCATTCACCCGGTGCGATATCTCATCACCCGAGCTTGAGTTGCGGAGACATGCATGATGAATAGCGCGAACGAATGGCAAACGGCACTTCCCGAGTTTCTGCTGGAGGCCGAAAAGCTGCTGGTCAAGTCGCAAGAGTGCCTGAACCATCTGCATTTGATCCGTGATGACAGCGACGCCATCGACTGCATGAAAACCAGCCTGGCCAAGCTGGCTGAAAAGGCCGACAAGCTGGCGCTGCAGGCGATCAGTGATTTCTCGGGGCGCCTTCAAGCGCTCATTGCCAACGCCCGGAGCCCCATGCAACTGCATGATCAGGCATTGGATGCGTTGCATGACTGCCTGACGCTGCTGGCCTGGCAACTGGAGCTGATCGACACGCGCACCGGTGAACTGCCCCTGGACGAGAGTGAGCAGACAGCGTTGATTGCGACAGTGGCCTTGCAGATTCCGCAAAAGGAGTTCAGTCATGACCCGCAGCGACGGTTGCATCACGGGGCCTAAGCTTTCTGCAGGTCGTATTTGATAACCGCTTATCCAAAAGCGACACAAACCAACTTTAATAATACAACTTCCACTTTTTAACTCTGGGAATACCACCCAGAGTATTTGCGTGGGCCATAAACCAATCAGGCGACCAGCGGTAACAGGGGTGGTACTATGCCCCACTCGAAGTAACTCAACTTCATCATGTTTAAAAACGATCCGGCAGCGTATTCCAAACCGAGCCCGGCCAACCGGTCTCCCCGCAGCGAACCCTCAGTGGCTTCATCCGTTATGTACGCCAATCTCAAGCCACTGTTCTCAAGGTCTGTGTCGCGCAGCACTGCACGCCGCATCATCCTCGCATTGTGCCTGTGTTCGTTGTCTGCCAGCGCATGGGCGTACCTGCACGCCTCACCCTTGTCGCTATTGATCCTGCTGCTCAACCTGGCCACGTTGGCGGTGGTGGGCCTGCACCAATGGCGTTCGCGCAAATCCATCAAGTTCCAGCCGCAGGAATTGGCCGATCGCCTGTTGCAGGTACAGGAAAACGAACGCCATCGCCTCAGCCGCGAGCTGCATGACGACATCGGCCAACTGCTGACCGCCGCCAAGCTGCAAAGCGAATGGCTGCAGCGTCGCCTGCCGCCAGAGCTGCAGGATCAATGCACGGCGCTGTGCAATACTCTCAACGAAACCCTGGCCAAGGTGCGCGACGTGTCCGCCATCCTCAACCCGCGCCAGTTGGCCAGCCTGGGCCTGGAAGCAAGCTTGCGCGCGCACCTGCTCAAGACCCTGGAAAACACCCAGGTCTGCTGGAGCCTGGAATGCCAGCAGCGCCTGGCAGGGATCCCTGAAGAAATGGCCGTGGCAGCGTTTCGTATCACCCAGGAAGCGGTGACCAACATGCTCCGTCACGCCCAGGCGCACAACGTGCTGGTGCGCCTGCAACGCCTGCCCGAAGGCCTGTCGCTGATGATCTGCGATGACGGCGTGGGCTTTTCGCCCGCTGTTGATCCAGGCAGGGAGGGCCAGCGCGGCATGGCGGGCATGTACGAGCGACTGGATCAACTGGGGGGCACCTTGTCCGTCAGCAGTCGGCCAGGCAAAGGCACGCGGATCGACGCATTGTTTCCCTGGGCGCCACGCGCACTCGAACGGGCCAGCGCGCCTGAGGTTGCCCGGTGACCTGCAACCTGCTCCTGGTGGATGACCACGCGCTGATTCGTGCCGGCGTTCGTGCGCTGATCCTGGATATTCCCGGCTATGATGTGATTGGCGAAGCCAGCGATGGCGCGCAATTGCTTGAGCAGTTTCGCGCCCTTCAACCGGATATCGTGCTGCTGGACCTGTCAATGAAACACACCGGCGGCCTCGACGCCCTGCAGCAACTCAAGGGTGCCTACCCCAAGAGCAAAGTGCTGATCCTGTCGATGCACACCGAGCCCGACTTGATCATGCGCGCGCTGGAGTCGGGCGCTCACGGTTACCTGCTCAAAGACATGACCGGCAACGAGTTGGAACACGCCCTGCGGGCCCTGCGCAACAACGAGCGCTACCTGAGCCCGGCCATCGCCCACACCGTGATCAACCAGGCGCTGACCCGCAGCCACGGTCCGGCCTCGCCCGTCCCCCATAGCCACAACCTGACGGCGCGGCAGTTGGAAATCCTGCGCCTGATCGTGCGCGGCAAGTCCACTCGGGAAATCGCCCACGGCTTGGGTTTGAGCATCAAGACCGTAGAGGCGCATCGCTCACAAATCATGAAGCGCCTGCAGATTTTCGACGTGGCGGGCCTGGTGTTATTCGCGGTGCGCGAGCAGATCATCAGCCTGGACGACTAGGGGCGACCCCAGCGGCAGGTGCACCCGCAGGGCCTTGGGCAAGGCTTCGAAATGCAGGTCGTCGCCTTCCAGCGGCTCGCCATCGAGGTTGATGTACAAGCCTTGCGCGCCCTTGATATTGACCCACGGCAGACGAGCGCGCACGAACATGGTGTCCAGGCCCCAGCCGTTGCTCATCAATTCGCGCAGGGTGCCCACCACTTCCTGGGGCGCCGGCAAGATGCTTATGTCGAGCAACCCGTCATCGGCCAGTGCGCCGGGGCACAGCACATGCCCGCCGCCGGCCTGGCGCCCGTTGCCGATGCCCAGCGCGAGCAGCTCGCCTTTCCAGTGGAAATCCGGGCCTTCCAGCTCACCGTAGGCGGCCTTCAATTCACTGAAGCGCGATAAGCCGGTGAACAGGTAAGCGGCGCCGCCGAGGACTTTCTTCAGGTCTTCGGAGGTGTTGGCAGTGACCTGGCTGCCGAAACCGCCGGTGGCCATGTTCAGGAAGATCTGCCCGCCGACCTGGCCGAGGTCGATTGCCCTTGGCTCGACATCCAGCAACGCCAGGGCGCCGGCCGGCTCCAGCGGCACGCCGGCGGCTTTGGCGAAGTCGTTGGCGGTGCCCAGGGGCATCAACACCAGGCTGGCGTCGGTGCCGGCTTGCGCCATCGCTTCGGCGACATCGCGCAAGGTGCCGTCGCCACCGCCGGCGATGATATGGGTATAGCCGTTTTCCAATGCCTCGTTGACCAGGCGCAGCGCATCGCCGCCCTCCCACGTCACCCGTACCGCCAGCTCCCAACCCTGCTTGCGCCTGGCCTGCACGGCGCTGCGCACGTCCTCGTTGAGGGCTTGCTTGCCGTGGAGGATTAACAGGGCCTTGGGGGTTGTCATGGGGGAGTCTCCTGGTTCAAAGGTGCTTGAAGGATGTTGACCCTGAAACAGCAGGAAAAAGTCACTGGGGATTGGAAATTAGTGACGACCTTACTCTGGGCTCAAAGATTTCGTACACGGCCCCAGGACATTGCACCTTCGTACCGTGGCCGCACTCCCTCAACCTCATCGTGCACGCACCTCTCCAGACTTCAACCAAAACGAGCGGCGAACATGATGAAGATAGAACCCCAACATACAAATCACTCGACACCCCTCGAACTGATCCCCATTGCCAACTTGATCAACTCAGCGCATGAGGACGACTCAACACTCAGCCCTTTGCAGCACATCGCACGCTGGTCCAGTGAATACCTGTGCAAGCCCAGCGCGGACATCGGACGCCCCGGCGTAGTCTGTCCCTGGACGCCCAACGCGATAAAACGAGAAACGTTCTGGCTGACCGAACTGGCGACGCGCGACCGTTGCGACCAGGCCGTATGCGAAGACATGCTGTCGTTAATTGACCACTTCAACCGGGCAGCGCCGACAGAAGGTGATAAAACCCAATTCAAGACTATTGTCGCCGTCTTTCCTGATATTCATCCGGAACATAAAGTCGACGAGTTTCACGCCATGTTGAAGCCCGCCTTTCTTGACGCGGGTCTAATGCTTGGCGAGTTCTATTCCACCTGCAAAAAACCTGGCCTCAGGAATTCGGAGTTCCGGCCACTGACCTCGCCCATACCGCTACTGGTGGTCAGGGAGATGGTGGATTTCGACATTGTATTTCTTGCAGATTCGCAGGCCTACGTTAACGCCTACTTGAAACGCCACGGCGCTGCGGGGTTGGACACACTCGAACGGACGCTCAAACACCGCGAACGCTTTGGCCTGGATCCGGACCAGGTTGTCATCCTTGAACGCACCCTGGCTGAACACCGCACCACCGACTCGAGGGTGAGCTAGCGACAGGACTGGCATTGGCGGGCAAGACGCAATGGGTGCGCGTGTGATGCCTGGCCGGTGCCTGTCGGCCAAACAGGCTCAGCTCTTGTGCAACTTGCTCATCAACTGCGCCTCGGCCTGGGTCAACCCGCACGACTGGGTCAACTCATCCACGGTCGCGCCCATGCCCACCAGCTTGGCGGCCTGGGCAAATGACAGGTTCGAAGGATCGCGCTGTTCCAACTGCACCAACTTGTCCGGCAACGGCCCGAGAATCGCGCGCAGTTCATGCACCTCATCGCCGACCCGCACCACCGTCTGCTGGAAATGATCGACGCGTTTGACCAGCTCCAGAATGCGCCGGTCACGCACCGCATCGCGCTCGGCCTGTTGCAGGGCCAACTCGCGTTGCTGGCGCATGTAGCGCAGCAGGAATGCCAAGGTCCCGGCCCATAACAGGGCCAGGACAATCACCGCCGCCTCAAGGAACAATCAGATGCTCTCCAGTTCCGACCACTCTTCCTCGCTCATCATTTTGTCCAGCTCAACCAGAATCAACAGCTCGTTGTTCTTGTTGCACACGCCCTGGATAAACTTGGCGGATTCTTCGTTGCCCACGTTCGGCGCGGTTTCCACTTCCGACTGGCGCAGGTAGACCACTTCGGCGACGCTGTCGACCATGATCCCGACCACTTGCTTGTCGGCTTCGATGATGACGATGCGCGTGTTGTCGTTGACATCGGTCGGTGCCAGGCCGAAGCGCTGGCGCGTGTCGATCACCGTCACCACGTTGCCGCGCAGGTTGATGATGCCCAGCACGTAGCTCGGCGCACCCGGTACCGGGGCGATCTCGGTGTAGCGCAGCACTTCCTGCACGCGCATCACGTTAATGCCGTAGGACTCGTTGTCCAGTTTGAAGGTCACCCATTGCAGGATCGGATCATCCAAACCTTGTGCGGACGCTGACTTGTTCATCTTTCTGACCCCTCAAATGCCGCTATCGACGGCGTGTGTGCTAATGGGCCGCGCAACCGCACGACCTTTATTGTCCAATCAACTGCGTTTGTTCTGCGCCATCGTCTTGACTGCGCCACTGGCGATCAACTCGGCCAGTTCGGCGACGTCGAGCAATGCGCACATGTGTTCGATCACGGTGCCCGCCAACCACGGCCGTTGGCCACGGTGGCTGCGCCATTTGATTTCGTTCGGATCCAGGCGCAACGAGCGGCTGACTTGATGCACCGCCAGCCCCCACTCGTAACCCTGCACGGAGATCACGTACTGCAGGCCCTGTTGAAAGTCGTCACGGTAGCGGTCGGGCATCACCCAACGCGCAGTATCCAGCACCTTGAGATTGCCGGCCTGGCTGGGCAGGATGCCGAGAAACCACTCCGGCTGCCCGAACAGTGGGGTCAGCTCCTGACCTTCCAGGGAATAGATCGAGCCCAGGCACACCAGCGGCACCGCCAGGGTCAAGCCGGCGACGTCGAACAGCAGGCACTCGAACGGCTCGGCGGCCCAGGACGGGCGACCGTCACCGGTCACCGGCGGCGGCGTGATGCTCGGCGGCAGGTGCACTTGCACGATCGGCTCGACCACCACCGGCGCCACCACCTCAGGCGTGATCGGCAGCACCACGGGCAGCGCCTCGACCCGGGCATCGCGGGCCTGCTCCTCGAGCACCGCCAACTGGAACTCATCCAGCGCCGCTTCGACCTCAATGACCGGCTCCGGCACCAGGATCGGTTCCGGCAGTTCTTCGGCGGTCGCGTCCTGCAGCAAGGCATCCAGGTAGGATTCCAGTGCCAGTTGCGGCCGCGTCTTGTATTGAACGGGACGATTCATCACGCCACCTGCGCCACAAGTTGCTGGGACAGCAGGTGCTTGAGCAACGCCCGATACGCCAGTACGCCACGGCTCTTGCCGTCGAACTGCGACGGCGTAAGCCCGGCGCGGCTGGCGTCGCGCAGGCGCGTGTCCACCGGGATGTAGCCATTCCAGATGCTGTCCGGGTAGCCATCGCGCAGCACGCGCAGGGTGCCGAGAGACGCCTGGGTACGCCGGTCGAACAAGGTCGGCACGATGCTGTACGGCAGCGCCTGTTTGCGCGAACGGTTGATCATCGCCAGGGTGCTGACCATGCGCTCCAGGCCTTTGACGGCCAGGTGCTCGGTCTGTACCGGGATCACCAACTGCTGGCTGGCCGCCAACGCATTGACCATCAGCACGCCGAGCAACGGCGGGCTGTCGATGATCGCGTAGTCGAAGTCCTGCCACAGTTGCGCCAGGGTCTTGGCGATCACCAGGCCCAGGCCGCTCTGGCCCGGCGACTGGCGCTCAAGGGTGGCCAGGGCGGTGCTGGACGGCAACAGCGAAATACTGTCACTGCTGGTGGGCAGCAGCAGTTGCCGGGGCAAGTCGCTCGGCACGCTGCCCTTGTGCAGGAACAGGTCGTAGCAACTGTGTTCCAGCGCATCCGGGTCGTAGCCGAAATAGCTGGTCATGGAGCCGTGGGGGTCCAGGTCGACCACGACCACGCGCTTGCCTGCCTCGGCCAGCAAGCCGGCTAAAGCGATGGACGTGGTGGTCTTGCCGACTCCACCCTTTTGATTGGCAACTGCCCAGACTCTCATTCGGTTGATTCCTCCCGGCGGGCACAGGCGCGACCGAGACATTGCATGGGTTATTGAGCCGGTGACGGAGAATTGACGGAGCTTGTCCGCACCGGCGACTTTGCAGGGGCCGGTGCAGTTTGTGTGCCAGCACGCCTCAACGCGGCATCCGGTGTTGCATTCGCCGTGCCGGTGCCGGTCAGGCTGCGGCGTACATCCAGGTTACGTGACACCACCAGCACCACGCGCCGGTTGCGCCCGCGGCCTTCGGCCGTGGCGTTATTGGCCACCGGCTGGAACTCACCATAGCCCACCGACGCCAGGCGCTGGGGGTTGACCCCCTGCATCGCGAGCATGCGCACGATGCTCGCCGCGCGCGCCGAGGACAGTTCCCAGTTGGTCGGGTACTGCGCGGTGCTGATCGGCACATTGTCGGTAAAGCCTTCGACGTGAATCGGGTTTTCAAACGGCCTGAGGATCGCCGCCACCTTGTCGATGATGGTGAAGGCCTGGTCGCTCGGCAACGCATCGGCGCTGGCGAACAACAGGCTGGAATTGAGCTCGATCTCCACCCACAACTCATTGCCGCGTACGGTCATCTGGTTGGACCTGATCAGGTCACCGAAGGCGGCGCTGATATCGTCGGCGATGCTTTTGAGCGGGTCGCTGGTGCCGCCGATGCCGGCGGCGGTTTCATCGCTGTCGTTGACCAGTGGCTTGGCCGGCGTCACCGTCCTGGGCCGTTCTTCGCCAATGGGAATCGGCTTGAGCGCGCGCTCGGAATCGTTGAACACCCCGACCAATGCCTGGGAAATGATCTTGTACTTGCCTTCGTTGATCGACGAGATCGAGTACATCACCACGAAAAATGCAAACAGCAGGGTGATGAAGTCCGCGTAGGACACCAGCCAGCGTTCATGGTTGACGTGTTCTTCAGGCTCGCGACGGCGACGGCTCACAGGCACCCCCCTCCACACACCCGCCCCACTGTAGGAGCGAGCTTGCTCGCGAAAAACCCGAGAGCAACGCGTTTATCCAGGATACCCGCGTTATCGTTGACGATTTTCGCGAGCAAGCTCGCTCCTACAAGGTTCATACCCATCAATCCGAGAAGCCCTGGAGCTTCAGTTCGATGGAGCGCGGGTTTTCGCCCTCGGCGATCGACAGGATGCCTTCGAGCAGCATTTCGCGGTAACGGGACTGGCGCATGGCAATCGACTTGAGCTTGCTCGCCACCGGCAGCAACACCAGGTTGGCGCTCGCCACGCCATAGATGGTGGCGACAAACGCCACGGCAATGCCGCTGCCCAGTTGCGAAGGGTCGGCCAGGTTGCCCATCACGTGGATCAGGCCCATCACCGCGCCGATGATGCCGATGGTCGGCGCGTAACCGCCCATGCTTTCAAACACTTTGGCCGCATTGATGTCACGGCTTTCCTGGGTGTAGAAATCCACCTCGAGGATGCTGCGGATCGCCTCCGGTTCGGCGCCGTCCACCAGCAGTTGCAAGCCCTTGCGGGCGTAGCTGTCGGGTTCGGCATCGGCCACGCCTTCCAGGCCCAGCAAGCCTTCCTTGCGGGCGGTGAGGCTCCAGTTGACCACGCGGTCGATGCCGCCTGGCATGTCGACCCGTGGCGGAAAAATGATCCAGACCAGGATCTGCATGGCGCGCTTGAACGAGCTCAGGGGCGACTGCAGCAACGCCGCGCCCACGGTGCCGCCGATGACGATCAGCGCCGCCGGGCCGTTGGCCAGGGCGCCGAGGTGGCCGCCTTCCAAGTAGTTGCCGCCGATGATGGCGACAAACGCCAGAGTGATGCCGATCAGGCTCAAGACATCCATCAGAGGCAGGCCTCCACCAGATGCTTGCCGATGTCGTCCAGGCTGTAGATCGCGTCGGCCAGGTCAGCCTTGACGATGGCCATGGGCATGCCATAGATCACGCAGCTGGCTTCGTCCTGGGCCCAGATGGCGCTGCCGCCCTGCTTGAGCAGGCGCGCGCCCTCACGGCCATCGGCGCCCATGCCGGTGAGCACCACCGCCAGAACTTTGTCGCCGTAGGACTTGGCCGCCGAACCGAAGGTGATATCCACGCACGGCTTGTAGTTGAGGCGCTCGTCGCCCGGCAGGATCTTGATCGCACCACGGCCGTCCACCATCATCTGCTTGCCGCCCGGCGCCAGCAGCGCCAGGCCAGGGCGCAGGATGTCGCCGTCCTCGGCTTCCTTGACGCTGATGCGGCACAGCTTGTCCAGGCGCTCGGCGAAGGCCTTGGTGAACGCGGCGGGCATGTGTTGCACCAGCACGATCGGCGCCGGGAAGTTGGCCGGCAGTTGGGTCAATACCCGCTGCAGGGCGACCGGGCCGCCGGTGGACGTGCCGATGGCGACCAGCTTGTAGGCCTTGCGCTTGGGCGCGGGCGAATGGGCGCTCGGTGCCGCGGCACGACTGGGGGCTGCCGGCGCGATACGCGCTGCCGGTGCCGGTGCCGGCGCGGGGCGGTTGAACGACGACGCCGGCGCGGCTGCAGCTACGGGTGCAGGCGTCGGCGCAGGGGCTGGCGCGCTGAACAGGCTGCGACGGTTACTGCGTGAAATGCTGTGCACTTTCTCGCACAGCATCTGCTTGACCTTCTCGGGGTTGCGCGAGATGTCTTCGAAATTCTTCGGCAGGAAATCCACCGCGCCTGCATCCAGCGCATCCAGGGTCACCCGGGCGCCTTCGTGGGTCAGCGAGGAGAACATCAATACCGGTGTCGGGCAACGTTGCATGATATGACGCACGGCCGTGATGCCATCCATCATCGGCATTTCGTAGTCCATGGTGATCACGTCCGGCTTCAACGCAATGGCTTGTTCGATCGCCTCTTTGCCGTTGGTGGCCGTGCCGACTACCTGGATCGTTGGATCGGCGGAAAGAATCTCCGAGACGCGGCGGCGGAAGAAACCCGAATCGTCCACCACCAGGACCTTGACTGCCATAAACACTCCGTTAGACGGGGCGGGCACTCGCGCGCCCTGCCCCGCCAGAATCAAATACGCCGTGCGGCGTAACGCTTGAGCATGCTCGGAACATCGAGAATCAGCGCGATGCGACCGTCACCGGTGATGGTGGCACCCGACATGCCCGGGGTGCCCTGCAGCATCTTGCCCAAAGGCTTGATCACCACTTCTTCCTGGCCCACCAGTTGATCGACCACAAAGCCGATGCGCTGGGTGCCCACCG harbors:
- a CDS encoding chemotaxis protein CheV; protein product: MAGILDTVDQRTQLVGENRLEILMFRLFGRQLFAINVFKVQEVLQLPKLTLMPQRHPFVCGVVNLRGQTLPVIDLSQAIGMRPLVPGPNSTIIVTEYNRSVQAFLVGGVDRIVNMNWEAILPPPASAGRQHYLTAISKVDDQLVEIIDVEKVLAEIVPYNAKVSREKLEDPVLERARGREVLLVDDSNVALSQLRDTLGQLGVKMHIASDGLKALNMLKAWADSGQVMTDKLLMIFTDAEMPEMDGYRLTTEIRNDPRLRGLYVVLHTSLSGSFNESMVKKVGCDNFLSKFQPDKLVDVVRERLMLDEVPA
- a CDS encoding sensor histidine kinase, which gives rise to MYANLKPLFSRSVSRSTARRIILALCLCSLSASAWAYLHASPLSLLILLLNLATLAVVGLHQWRSRKSIKFQPQELADRLLQVQENERHRLSRELHDDIGQLLTAAKLQSEWLQRRLPPELQDQCTALCNTLNETLAKVRDVSAILNPRQLASLGLEASLRAHLLKTLENTQVCWSLECQQRLAGIPEEMAVAAFRITQEAVTNMLRHAQAHNVLVRLQRLPEGLSLMICDDGVGFSPAVDPGREGQRGMAGMYERLDQLGGTLSVSSRPGKGTRIDALFPWAPRALERASAPEVAR
- a CDS encoding response regulator transcription factor — its product is MTCNLLLVDDHALIRAGVRALILDIPGYDVIGEASDGAQLLEQFRALQPDIVLLDLSMKHTGGLDALQQLKGAYPKSKVLILSMHTEPDLIMRALESGAHGYLLKDMTGNELEHALRALRNNERYLSPAIAHTVINQALTRSHGPASPVPHSHNLTARQLEILRLIVRGKSTREIAHGLGLSIKTVEAHRSQIMKRLQIFDVAGLVLFAVREQIISLDD
- the yegS gene encoding lipid kinase YegS — protein: MTTPKALLILHGKQALNEDVRSAVQARRKQGWELAVRVTWEGGDALRLVNEALENGYTHIIAGGGDGTLRDVAEAMAQAGTDASLVLMPLGTANDFAKAAGVPLEPAGALALLDVEPRAIDLGQVGGQIFLNMATGGFGSQVTANTSEDLKKVLGGAAYLFTGLSRFSELKAAYGELEGPDFHWKGELLALGIGNGRQAGGGHVLCPGALADDGLLDISILPAPQEVVGTLRELMSNGWGLDTMFVRARLPWVNIKGAQGLYINLDGEPLEGDDLHFEALPKALRVHLPLGSPLVVQADDLLAHRE
- a CDS encoding DUF6875 domain-containing protein; the encoded protein is MMKIEPQHTNHSTPLELIPIANLINSAHEDDSTLSPLQHIARWSSEYLCKPSADIGRPGVVCPWTPNAIKRETFWLTELATRDRCDQAVCEDMLSLIDHFNRAAPTEGDKTQFKTIVAVFPDIHPEHKVDEFHAMLKPAFLDAGLMLGEFYSTCKKPGLRNSEFRPLTSPIPLLVVREMVDFDIVFLADSQAYVNAYLKRHGAAGLDTLERTLKHRERFGLDPDQVVILERTLAEHRTTDSRVS
- a CDS encoding DUF2802 domain-containing protein codes for the protein MFLEAAVIVLALLWAGTLAFLLRYMRQQRELALQQAERDAVRDRRILELVKRVDHFQQTVVRVGDEVHELRAILGPLPDKLVQLEQRDPSNLSFAQAAKLVGMGATVDELTQSCGLTQAEAQLMSKLHKS
- a CDS encoding chemotaxis protein CheW, with the translated sequence MNKSASAQGLDDPILQWVTFKLDNESYGINVMRVQEVLRYTEIAPVPGAPSYVLGIINLRGNVVTVIDTRQRFGLAPTDVNDNTRIVIIEADKQVVGIMVDSVAEVVYLRQSEVETAPNVGNEESAKFIQGVCNKNNELLILVELDKMMSEEEWSELESI
- a CDS encoding CheW domain-containing protein, with the translated sequence MNRPVQYKTRPQLALESYLDALLQDATAEELPEPILVPEPVIEVEAALDEFQLAVLEEQARDARVEALPVVLPITPEVVAPVVVEPIVQVHLPPSITPPPVTGDGRPSWAAEPFECLLFDVAGLTLAVPLVCLGSIYSLEGQELTPLFGQPEWFLGILPSQAGNLKVLDTARWVMPDRYRDDFQQGLQYVISVQGYEWGLAVHQVSRSLRLDPNEIKWRSHRGQRPWLAGTVIEHMCALLDVAELAELIASGAVKTMAQNKRS
- a CDS encoding ParA family protein, whose amino-acid sequence is MRVWAVANQKGGVGKTTTSIALAGLLAEAGKRVVVVDLDPHGSMTSYFGYDPDALEHSCYDLFLHKGSVPSDLPRQLLLPTSSDSISLLPSSTALATLERQSPGQSGLGLVIAKTLAQLWQDFDYAIIDSPPLLGVLMVNALAASQQLVIPVQTEHLAVKGLERMVSTLAMINRSRKQALPYSIVPTLFDRRTQASLGTLRVLRDGYPDSIWNGYIPVDTRLRDASRAGLTPSQFDGKSRGVLAYRALLKHLLSQQLVAQVA
- the motD gene encoding flagellar motor protein MotD, giving the protein MSRRRREPEEHVNHERWLVSYADFITLLFAFFVVMYSISSINEGKYKIISQALVGVFNDSERALKPIPIGEERPRTVTPAKPLVNDSDETAAGIGGTSDPLKSIADDISAAFGDLIRSNQMTVRGNELWVEIELNSSLLFASADALPSDQAFTIIDKVAAILRPFENPIHVEGFTDNVPISTAQYPTNWELSSARAASIVRMLAMQGVNPQRLASVGYGEFQPVANNATAEGRGRNRRVVLVVSRNLDVRRSLTGTGTANATPDAALRRAGTQTAPAPAKSPVRTSSVNSPSPAQ
- a CDS encoding flagellar motor protein, which translates into the protein MDVLSLIGITLAFVAIIGGNYLEGGHLGALANGPAALIVIGGTVGAALLQSPLSSFKRAMQILVWIIFPPRVDMPGGIDRVVNWSLTARKEGLLGLEGVADAEPDSYARKGLQLLVDGAEPEAIRSILEVDFYTQESRDINAAKVFESMGGYAPTIGIIGAVMGLIHVMGNLADPSQLGSGIAVAFVATIYGVASANLVLLPVASKLKSIAMRQSRYREMLLEGILSIAEGENPRSIELKLQGFSD
- a CDS encoding protein-glutamate methylesterase/protein-glutamine glutaminase, giving the protein MAVKVLVVDDSGFFRRRVSEILSADPTIQVVGTATNGKEAIEQAIALKPDVITMDYEMPMMDGITAVRHIMQRCPTPVLMFSSLTHEGARVTLDALDAGAVDFLPKNFEDISRNPEKVKQMLCEKVHSISRSNRRSLFSAPAPAPTPAPVAAAAPASSFNRPAPAPAPAARIAPAAPSRAAAPSAHSPAPKRKAYKLVAIGTSTGGPVALQRVLTQLPANFPAPIVLVQHMPAAFTKAFAERLDKLCRISVKEAEDGDILRPGLALLAPGGKQMMVDGRGAIKILPGDERLNYKPCVDITFGSAAKSYGDKVLAVVLTGMGADGREGARLLKQGGSAIWAQDEASCVIYGMPMAIVKADLADAIYSLDDIGKHLVEACL